The Paenibacillus uliginis N3/975 genome has a window encoding:
- a CDS encoding TatD family hydrolase: MLFDTHTHLDAPEFHEDREEVINRALEAGVTRMINIGFNRETIPSTMKLAETYDFIYAAVGWHPVDAITMKDGDLEWIATLCSHEKVVAIGEIGLDYHWDTSPKEVQHEVLRRQIGLARELNMPIVIHNRDAHEDIVKILKEEKASEVGGVMHSFSGSWETAKQCLNMGFHISFGGPITFKNARQPKEVLAQVPMDRLLIETDSPYLTPHPFRGKRNESAHVKLVAEAAAEIRGLSLEELGSITTKNALERFGIK; the protein is encoded by the coding sequence ATGTTATTCGACACACATACACATCTGGATGCTCCCGAGTTCCACGAAGATCGTGAGGAGGTTATCAACCGCGCCTTGGAAGCCGGTGTAACCCGAATGATCAACATCGGCTTTAACCGGGAAACGATTCCTTCGACCATGAAATTGGCGGAAACTTATGATTTTATTTATGCGGCAGTGGGTTGGCATCCCGTAGATGCGATCACGATGAAGGACGGAGATTTGGAATGGATCGCTACTCTTTGCAGTCATGAGAAAGTAGTGGCTATCGGTGAAATCGGCCTGGATTACCATTGGGACACCTCTCCCAAGGAAGTTCAGCATGAGGTGCTGCGTAGGCAGATTGGTTTAGCACGGGAATTGAACATGCCGATTGTTATTCATAACCGGGATGCACATGAGGATATCGTGAAGATTTTGAAAGAAGAGAAGGCGTCAGAGGTCGGTGGAGTGATGCACTCCTTTTCTGGCAGCTGGGAAACGGCCAAGCAGTGCCTAAATATGGGTTTCCATATTTCTTTCGGCGGGCCGATAACGTTCAAAAATGCGAGACAGCCAAAAGAGGTCTTAGCACAGGTCCCGATGGACCGACTGCTCATCGAAACCGACTCCCCTTATTTAACGCCTCATCCGTTTCGGGGGAAGCGTAATGAGTCTGCTCATGTGAAATTAGTGGCCGAGGCAGCGGCTGAGATTAGGGGCCTGTCTCTGGAAGAATTAGGTTCAATTACGACCAAAAATGCTCTGGAACGATTTGGTATTAAATGA
- a CDS encoding AbrB/MazE/SpoVT family DNA-binding domain-containing protein, with protein MMKSTGIVRKVDELGRVVIPIELRRTLGIGEKDALEIYVDGERIMLKKYEPACIFCGNAENVTYFKGKIVCNECISEIPTPVTN; from the coding sequence ATGATGAAATCAACAGGTATTGTAAGAAAAGTAGATGAACTAGGAAGGGTCGTTATTCCAATTGAACTCCGACGCACATTAGGAATCGGAGAGAAGGATGCTCTCGAAATCTACGTGGACGGTGAGCGTATTATGCTCAAGAAATACGAGCCTGCCTGCATCTTCTGCGGTAATGCTGAGAACGTAACTTACTTCAAAGGCAAAATTGTTTGCAATGAATGTATCTCAGAAATTCCAACACCTGTGACAAATTAA
- a CDS encoding HD domain-containing protein, whose product MHLPITEEKVFKDPVHNYIHVQDDMIWRLINTPEFQRLRRVRQLGTSFLTFHGAEHSRFSHSLGVYEITRRIISQFERSGYPDWPKEERLLTLCAALLHDLGHGPFSHSIEEAFQMNHEDWTCKILLGDTCVNSVLREVASDFPQRVASVINKTYEKPIVINLVTSPLDADRMDYLLRDAYYTGVNYGTIDIDRILRMLRPYRDRVVVKESGMHAVEDYLMSRYQMYWQVYFHPVTRSSEIILRQIFRRAKELYREGYDFSFMVEPLPALFEGNTTVSQYLRLDEALIQTTFLQWTAEKDELLSDLCGRFMHRRLYKYVEIDTIDRETVDGIRQAFRDAGLHPDYDFEIDYPTDLPYDEFHSGSPESDKQILLLDRHEHVREISEVSDIVRSISGIHRGRYRLYFPEEKVRNVLNTLPEDVKSVFGQVR is encoded by the coding sequence ATGCATTTACCGATTACGGAGGAAAAAGTATTTAAAGATCCGGTTCACAACTATATTCATGTACAGGACGACATGATCTGGAGGTTAATTAATACACCGGAATTTCAGCGGCTTCGCCGGGTAAGGCAACTTGGGACTTCATTCCTAACTTTTCATGGAGCCGAGCATAGTCGTTTCTCACATTCATTAGGCGTATATGAAATTACGAGAAGAATCATTTCTCAATTCGAACGTAGCGGTTATCCCGATTGGCCGAAAGAGGAGCGTCTGCTCACTTTATGTGCTGCGTTGCTTCACGATCTCGGGCACGGGCCATTTTCTCATTCTATAGAAGAGGCTTTTCAAATGAATCACGAGGACTGGACTTGTAAAATTCTGCTTGGAGATACATGTGTAAATAGTGTACTCCGAGAGGTGGCTTCAGATTTTCCGCAGCGGGTAGCCTCAGTCATCAACAAAACATATGAAAAGCCGATCGTCATCAATCTTGTGACCAGTCCGCTGGATGCAGACCGGATGGATTACCTGCTGCGCGACGCATACTACACGGGTGTTAATTATGGCACGATTGATATAGACCGGATATTGCGGATGCTCCGCCCGTATCGGGACCGGGTGGTGGTGAAAGAATCAGGAATGCACGCGGTGGAAGATTATTTGATGTCTAGGTATCAGATGTACTGGCAGGTTTATTTTCATCCGGTGACCCGAAGTTCGGAGATTATACTGAGGCAAATCTTCAGGAGAGCGAAGGAACTATACCGCGAAGGTTATGATTTCAGTTTTATGGTAGAGCCGTTACCAGCTTTATTTGAGGGAAATACGACGGTGAGCCAATATTTGCGTCTGGATGAAGCGTTGATTCAGACAACCTTTTTGCAGTGGACGGCTGAGAAGGATGAGCTTCTGAGTGATTTATGTGGTCGGTTTATGCATCGTAGGCTCTATAAATATGTAGAAATCGACACCATAGATAGAGAGACCGTCGACGGAATCCGCCAGGCGTTTCGTGATGCGGGACTCCACCCGGATTATGATTTCGAGATTGATTATCCGACCGATCTTCCTTATGATGAATTTCATTCCGGATCGCCTGAGAGCGATAAACAGATTTTGTTGCTGGACAGACATGAACATGTGCGTGAAATATCCGAAGTATCTGATATAGTGCGCTCTATTAGCGGGATTCACCGCGGGCGATACCGTCTATACTTTCCTGAGGAAAAGGTGAGGAACGTTTTGAATACCTTGCCGGAGGATGTCAAAAGCGTGTTTGGACAAGTTAGATAA